One stretch of Arachis hypogaea cultivar Tifrunner chromosome 20, arahy.Tifrunner.gnm2.J5K5, whole genome shotgun sequence DNA includes these proteins:
- the LOC112782447 gene encoding exosome complex exonuclease RRP44 homolog A, with product MLHNKSFVKKTKAGKVMKQVREHYLRDDIYCGAPFCTACDTSAARLGPSASTILVVDTNVVLNQIDLLENPAIDDVVVLSIVLEEVKNKNMSVYNRVRAICSNSMRKFFVFSNEYHRDTYIKEMSGETKNDRNDRAIRVAAQWYQKHLGGAVKVLLITNDKENKRKATEEGIHAETVESYVKSLDRPDLLDLLVQPSSEDVNMEEVEDLRPSKRKIIYTEHKPMSEITSGLHRGIYHQGKLRVNRYNPFEAYVGSESIGDEIIIYGRSNMNRAFDGDIVAVELLPQDQWQEEKSLAIACEEDEDEDDGVHLAPNSADDAPRTVPQQSSTGEVNTTPSRPSGRVVGIIKRNWHSYCGSLDPMPMPAGSGGVAHALFVSKDRRIPKIRIQTRQLENLLDKRIIVAVDSWDRQSRYPSGHYVRTIGEIGDRDTESEVVLIENDINSRPFSSQVLACLPPLPWSVSAEDLSNPIRQDLRGLCVFSVDPPGCKDIDDALHCTSLPNGNFEVGVHIADVTNFVHPGTPLDEEASQRGTSVYLVERRIDMLPKPLTEDICSLRSDVERLAFSVIWEMTPEADIVSSRFTKSVIKSSAALSYVEAQARMDDSRLMDPITTNLRNMNSLAKKMRLRRIERGALTLASAEVKFQIDTETHDPLDIGMYQIREANQMVEEFMLAANVSVAEQILKSFPLCSLLRRHPTPTREMLEPLLRTAAAVGLHLDVSSSKALADSLDHSVGDDPYFNKLIRILATRCMSQAVYFSSGDLTPPEYHHYGLAAPLYTHFTSPIRRYADVIVHRLLAASLGISKLPPVFQDRLQLTSISDNLNYRHRNAQMAGRASVELHTLIYFRNRPTDTEARVVKMRSNGFFVFVPKYGIEGPIYLTQKGEKGSGEWYVDEQQQKIKKMDGSISYSILQTVQIHMEVVEPQPNRPKLQLTLL from the exons ATGCTTCACAACAAGTCTTTCGTTAAGAAAACCAAAGCTGGCAAGGTCATGAAG CAAGTGAGGGAGCACTACCTCCGCGACGACATCTACTGCGGCGCCCCCTTCTGCACCGCCTGCGACACCTCCGCCGCTCGCTTGGGTCCCTCCGCCTCCACTATCCTCGTCGTCGACACCAATGTCGTCCTCAACCAG ATTGATTTGCTGGAGAATCCAGCTATCGACGATGTGGTGGTGCTCTCCATTGTGCTGGAAGAGGTTAAGAACAAGAATATGTCTGTTTACAATCGAGTTAGAGCTATCTGTAGCAATTCCATGAGGAAGTTCTTTGTTTTCTCCAACGAATACCACAG GGATACATATATTAAGGAAATGAGTGGAGAAACCAAGAATGATAGGAATGATAGAG CTATCCGAGTGGCTGCTCAGTGGTATCAGAAACATCTTGGCGGTGCGGTAAAGGTTTTGCTTATAACCAATGATAAAGAGAACAAAAGGAAGGCTACTGAAGAGGGCATTCATGCAGAAACAG TTGAATCATATGTCAAGTCTTTGGATCGACCAGATTTACTTGACCTGCTTGTACAGCCTTCATCAGAAGATGTAAACATggaagaggttgaagatctcagacCATCGAAGAGGAAAATCATCTATACAGAG CATAAGCCGATGTCAGAAATTACTTCTGGATTGCATCGAGGAATATATCATCAAGGGAAACTTCGTGTGAACCGTTACAACCCATTTGAAGCATATGTTGGAAGTGAGAGCATTGGGgatgaaataattatttatggGCGCTCAAACATGAACCGAGCTTTTGATGGTGATATTGTGGCGGTTGAACTCCTGCCTCAGGACCAATGGCAAGAAGAGAAGAGTCTAGCTATTGCTTGTGAAG aggatgaggatgaggatgatggtGTTCATCTAGCTCCGAATAGCGCTGATGATGCACCTAGAACTGTTCCCCAGCAAAGTTCTACTGGAGAAGTAAATACCACACCGAGTCGCCCTTCTGGTCGTGTTGTTGGCATTATCAAGAGAAATTGGCATTC GTATTGTGGATCTTTGGACCCAATGCCTATGCCTGCAGGAAGTGGCGGTGTTGCTCATGCCTTATTTGTCTCCAAAGATCGCAGAATTCCCAAGATTCGAATACAAACCCGCCAGCTTGAGAACCTTCTTGATAAGAGAATTATTGTGGCTGTTGATTCTTGGGATCGTCAATCTCGATATCCATCAGGCCATTATGTACGAACTATAGGAGAGATAGGTGATAGAGATACTGAAAGTGAG GTCGTTTTGATAGAAAATGACATAAATTCAAGGCCATTCTCTTCACAAGTTCTAGCATGTTTGCCACCATTGCCATGGTCAGTATCTGCTGAAGATCTGTCCAATCCAATCAGGCAGGATTTGCGTGGACTGTGTGTCTTCAGTGTAGACCCTCCAG GTTGCAAGGATATTGATGATGCACTCCACTGTACATCTCTTCCAAATGGAAATTTTGAAGTTGGAGTTC ATATTGCCGATGTGACAAATTTTGTGCATCCTGGTACTCCACTTGATGAAGAGGCTTCACAAAGGGGAACATCTGTCTACCTAGTTGAGAGACGGATAGACATGCTTCCAAAGCCTCTCACTGAAG ATATATGTTCTCTTCGATCTGATGTGGAAAGGCTTGCATTCTCTGTCATATGG GAAATGACACCTGAAGCAGACATTGTTTCCAGCAGATTCACAAAAAGTGTCATTAAATCTTCTGCGGCGTTGTCTTATGTCGAAGCTCAAGCAAGGATGGATGATAG TCGTTTGATGGATCCAATAACTACAAATTTGAGGAATATGAATAGTTTAGCTAAG AAAATGAGATTAAGGCGTATTGAGAGAGGAGCTTTGACTCTTGCATCTGCTGAAGTCAAATTTCAAATTGACACAGAAACTCATGACCCCCTTGATATTG GTATGTACCAGATTCGGGAAGCCAACCAAATGGTGGAGGAGTTTATGCTTGCTGCTAATGTTTCAGTTGCAGAACAAATTCTTAAAAGTTTTCCTCTATGCTCATTATTAAG GCGCCATCCAACACCAACTAGAGAGATGCTTGAGCCTTTGCTACGTACTGCTGCTGCAGTTGGCCTGCACTTGGACGTCTCATCCTCAAAAGCATTGGCTGATTCTCTTGACCACTCTGTG GGTGATGATCCTTACTTCAACAAGTTAATCCGCATTCTAGCAACTAGATGCATGAGTCAG GCTGTTTATTTCAGTAGTGGGGATCTTACCCCTCCAGAATATCATCATTATGGGCTTGCAGCTCCTTTATATACTCATTTCACATCACCAATAAGAAGATATGCTG atgtaattgtgcataggttacTTGCTGCATCTTTAGGAATATCCAAGTTACCACCTGTATTTCAAGACAGGCTTCAGCTCACTAGTATTTCAGACA ATTTAAATTATCGGCATAGGAATGCACAGATGGCTGGGCGAGCCTCTGTAGAGCTCCATACCCTAATTTACTTCCGGAATAG GCCGACAGATACAGAAGCTAGGGTGGTGAAAATGAGATCAAATGGATTCTTTGTGTTTGTTCCCAA ATATGGCATAGAAGGGCCTATATATTTGACACAAAAAGGTGAGAAGGGAAGTGGAGAATGGTATGTCGACGAGCAACAACAGAAAATCAAAAAGATGGATGGTAGCATTTCATACAGCATTTTGCAGACCGTCCAAATTCATATGGAGGTCGTGGAGCCGCAGCCTAACCGACCAAAACTTCAGCTTACTCTTCTATGA
- the LOC112782448 gene encoding serine/threonine-protein kinase/endoribonuclease IRE1a isoform X1 — protein sequence MKPLYRHILIVLSVLCAVVLQFFVTLFSSNDVSSQPLPPISRIPLLKLRHHLPQQQQQLKALPSPSSSRSLLSLSPKPTTALVAALDGTMYLVDKQENGPTRVIWSFSTGSPIYHSYQAPIHKDSGKENRSTPRISGSVECGDDWSLYMHDKHFGKMKISESIAEYVARTPTFSDDGAVTLGSKRSTLFEVDAKTGRIIQTHSMSDSDNSSTSWSDDKKSDTDILITKKKDLANPTELNSPELLLKIFRTDYSLRSVGPSSGVVLWTMTVSEFEAVLLCQHTSFDADDEYVSDSELGFAMPYPCQEIQPVFRLRKNFILEPSITERLPGSDHENSMLLMPASDLMLPSQANFEKLNVDDGNMMLPVPIPNSLPSPKPKIVYPSRMHEWSTPLRFMMLMVLGFVLYTLVVKSKDTPKDQNQSESKILPAKKKKTRKSGKNNVAVDKKEKHLSSEDEDMLMRKDLDVEAGGWMQFNQIDQGVDGRRVGKLLVSNKEIAKGSNGTIVFEGIYEGRAVAVKRLVKTHHDVAYKEIQNLIVSDHHPNIVRWHGVEYDQDFVYLALERCTCSLDDFIQIYSDISDNPLLRKNQAFKSSIKAQIDMGKDNMHGLWKANGYPSPLLLKLMRDVVSGIVHLHELGIIHRDLKPQNVLIIKERSLCAKLSDMGISKRLPEDMSALGHNATGAGSSGWQAPEQLGQGRQTRAVDLFSLGCVLFFCMTGGRHPFGERLERDVNIVKNRMDLFLVEFIPEAEDLVSSLLNPNPDIRPKAIEVLHHPFFWSPEMRLSFLRDASDRVELEDRETNSVLLNALERIATVALGAKWDEKLEPAFLTNIGRYRRYKYDSVRDLLRVMRNKLNHYRELPQEIQELVGTVPEGFNEYFASRFPRLLIEVYKVISKYCKEEQCFDRYFKNLN from the exons ATGAAACCTCTTTATCGTCACATTCTTATCGTTCTCTCTGTTCTCTGTGCTGTCGTTTTGCAATTCTTCGTCACCCTCTTCAGCTCCAATGATGTATCATCACAGCCACTGCCACCGATCTCACGAATCCCTCTTCTCAAACTCCGTCATCATCTACCTCAACAGCAGCAACAACTCAAGGCTCTCCCTTCACCATCTTCTTCacgatcccttctctctctttctcc CAAGCCAACTACAGCACTGGTTGCTGCTTTAGATGGGACTATGTATTTGGTGGACAAACAGGAGAATGGCCCCACAAGAGTGATATGGTCGTTCTCAACGGGATCGCCAATCTACCATTCATATCAAGCTCCTATTCACAAGGATAGCGGTAAAGAAAACAGATCTACACCAAGAATCAGCGGGTCTGTGGAATGCGGGGATGACTGGTCATTGTACATGCATGATAAACACTTTGGTAAAATG AAAATCTCAGAATCAATTGCAGAATATGTTGCTCGTACACCTACCTTTTCAGATGATGGAGCAGTTACACTTGGATCCAAGAGAAGCACTTTGTTTGAAGTTGATGCTAAAACCGGAAGGATCATTCAAACCCATAGTATGTCTGATTCTGATAATTCTTCTACATCTTGGAGTGATGACAAGAAGAGTGATACAGATATCCTTATAACAAAGAAAAAGGATCTTGCTAATCCTACGGAGCTGAATTCGCCGGAGTTGCTACTCAAGATATTTAGGACAGATTATTCTCTTCGATCTGTTGGTCCTAGTTCAGGAGTAGTTTTGTGGACTATGACTGTATCCGAATTCGAGGCTGTATTATTATGCCAACATACTTCATTTGATGCCGATGATGAGTATGTTTCTGACAGTGAGCTCGGTTTTGCGATGCCATATCCATGTCAAGAGATCCAACCAGTCTTTCGCTTGCGTAAGAATTTTATACTGGAACCCTCAATCACTGAAAGGTTACCTGGTTCTGATCATGAAAACAGTATGCTTTTGATGCCTGCGTCAGATTTGATGCTTCCTTCACaagcaaattttgaaaaattaaatgtcGATGATGGTAATATGATGCTTCCTGTGCCAATACCAAATTCTTTGCCTTCCCCGAAACCAAAAATTGTCTATCCAAGCCGAATGCATGAATGGTCAACACCATTACGTTTTATGATGCTTATGGTTTTGGGCTTTGTCCTCTATACTCTAGTGGTTAAAAGTAAAGATACGCCAAAGGATCAAAACCAGTCTGAATCGAAAATTTTGCCTGCTAAGAAAAAGAAGACACGTAAGTCAGGAAAGAACAATGTAGCAGTTGACAAAAAGGAAAAACATCTGTCCTCCGAAGATGAGGATATGCTGATGCGAAAGGATCTCGACGTAGAAGCAGGCGGGTGGATGCAATTTAACCAAATTGACCAAGGTGTTGACGGACGCAGGGTTGGTAAACTGCTTGTGTCAAATAAAGAAATTGCTAAGGGAAGCAATGGCACCATTGTCTTTGAGGGAATATATGAAGGTCGGGCAGTTGCTGTCAAGCGTTTGGTCAAGACTCATCATGATGTAGCATACAAAGAAATCCAAAATCTGATTGTATCTGATCATCACCCAAACATTGTTCGATGGCATGGGGTAGAATATGATCAAGATTTTGTTTACCTTGCTCTGGAACGATGTACATGCAGCTTGGATgattttattcaaatttattcGGATATATCAGATAACCCTCTGCTTAGGAAGAACCAAGCTTTCAAGTCTTCTATTAAGGCCCAAATTGATATGGGGAAGGATAATATGCATGGTTTGTGGAAAGCCAATGGCTATCCATCACCTCTATTACTGAAATTGATGAG AGATGTCGTTTCTGGGATTGTTCATTTGCATGAACTAGGAATAATACATCGTGATTTGAAACCCCAAAATGTTTTGATAATCAAGGAAAGATCCTTGTGCGCAAAGCTTTCTGATATGGGCATTAGCAAACGCCTCCCTGAAGATATGTCTGCTTTGGGTCATAATGCTACTG GGGCTGGCAGTTCAGGTTGGCAAGCACCAGAACAACTTGGTCAAGGACGCCAAACACGGGCCGTAGATTTATTTAGCTTAGGTTGTGTCCTCTTTTTCTGCATGACTGGGGGGAGACATCCATTTGGAGAACGGCTTGAACGCGATGTTAATATTGTGAAAAACAGAATGGATCTTTTCTTAGTGGAGTTCATTCCTGAAGCAGAAGATCTAGTTTCTAGTTTACTGAACCCTAACCCTGATATAAG GCCAAAGGCAATTGAAGTATTGCACCATCCATTTTTTTGGAGTCCAGAAATGAGACTGTCATTTTTACGCGATGCCAGTGATAGAGTGGAACTAGAAGATAGGGAGACTAATTCTGTTCTTCTGAACGCATTAGAACGCATTGCTACAGTCGCATTAGGTGCGAAATGGGACGAAAAGTTGGAACCAGCCTTTCTTACTAACATTGGTCGATATCGACGGTACAAGTATGATAGTGTTCGAGACTTGTTGCGCGTCATGAGGAACAAGCTAAATCATTATAGAGAGTTGCCTCAAGAAATCCAG GAACTTGTGGGAACTGTTCCGGAAGGATTCAATGAATACTTTGCAAGCCGATTCCCAAGGCTATTAATCGAAGTGTATAAAGTTATATCCAAGTATTGCAAAGAAGAACAATGTTTTGATAGGTATTTCAAGAACCTTAATTAG
- the LOC112782448 gene encoding serine/threonine-protein kinase/endoribonuclease IRE1a isoform X2, translating into MTGHCTCMINTLKISESIAEYVARTPTFSDDGAVTLGSKRSTLFEVDAKTGRIIQTHSMSDSDNSSTSWSDDKKSDTDILITKKKDLANPTELNSPELLLKIFRTDYSLRSVGPSSGVVLWTMTVSEFEAVLLCQHTSFDADDEYVSDSELGFAMPYPCQEIQPVFRLRKNFILEPSITERLPGSDHENSMLLMPASDLMLPSQANFEKLNVDDGNMMLPVPIPNSLPSPKPKIVYPSRMHEWSTPLRFMMLMVLGFVLYTLVVKSKDTPKDQNQSESKILPAKKKKTRKSGKNNVAVDKKEKHLSSEDEDMLMRKDLDVEAGGWMQFNQIDQGVDGRRVGKLLVSNKEIAKGSNGTIVFEGIYEGRAVAVKRLVKTHHDVAYKEIQNLIVSDHHPNIVRWHGVEYDQDFVYLALERCTCSLDDFIQIYSDISDNPLLRKNQAFKSSIKAQIDMGKDNMHGLWKANGYPSPLLLKLMRDVVSGIVHLHELGIIHRDLKPQNVLIIKERSLCAKLSDMGISKRLPEDMSALGHNATGAGSSGWQAPEQLGQGRQTRAVDLFSLGCVLFFCMTGGRHPFGERLERDVNIVKNRMDLFLVEFIPEAEDLVSSLLNPNPDIRPKAIEVLHHPFFWSPEMRLSFLRDASDRVELEDRETNSVLLNALERIATVALGAKWDEKLEPAFLTNIGRYRRYKYDSVRDLLRVMRNKLNHYRELPQEIQELVGTVPEGFNEYFASRFPRLLIEVYKVISKYCKEEQCFDRYFKNLN; encoded by the exons ATGACTGGTCATTGTACATGCATGATAAACACTTTG AAAATCTCAGAATCAATTGCAGAATATGTTGCTCGTACACCTACCTTTTCAGATGATGGAGCAGTTACACTTGGATCCAAGAGAAGCACTTTGTTTGAAGTTGATGCTAAAACCGGAAGGATCATTCAAACCCATAGTATGTCTGATTCTGATAATTCTTCTACATCTTGGAGTGATGACAAGAAGAGTGATACAGATATCCTTATAACAAAGAAAAAGGATCTTGCTAATCCTACGGAGCTGAATTCGCCGGAGTTGCTACTCAAGATATTTAGGACAGATTATTCTCTTCGATCTGTTGGTCCTAGTTCAGGAGTAGTTTTGTGGACTATGACTGTATCCGAATTCGAGGCTGTATTATTATGCCAACATACTTCATTTGATGCCGATGATGAGTATGTTTCTGACAGTGAGCTCGGTTTTGCGATGCCATATCCATGTCAAGAGATCCAACCAGTCTTTCGCTTGCGTAAGAATTTTATACTGGAACCCTCAATCACTGAAAGGTTACCTGGTTCTGATCATGAAAACAGTATGCTTTTGATGCCTGCGTCAGATTTGATGCTTCCTTCACaagcaaattttgaaaaattaaatgtcGATGATGGTAATATGATGCTTCCTGTGCCAATACCAAATTCTTTGCCTTCCCCGAAACCAAAAATTGTCTATCCAAGCCGAATGCATGAATGGTCAACACCATTACGTTTTATGATGCTTATGGTTTTGGGCTTTGTCCTCTATACTCTAGTGGTTAAAAGTAAAGATACGCCAAAGGATCAAAACCAGTCTGAATCGAAAATTTTGCCTGCTAAGAAAAAGAAGACACGTAAGTCAGGAAAGAACAATGTAGCAGTTGACAAAAAGGAAAAACATCTGTCCTCCGAAGATGAGGATATGCTGATGCGAAAGGATCTCGACGTAGAAGCAGGCGGGTGGATGCAATTTAACCAAATTGACCAAGGTGTTGACGGACGCAGGGTTGGTAAACTGCTTGTGTCAAATAAAGAAATTGCTAAGGGAAGCAATGGCACCATTGTCTTTGAGGGAATATATGAAGGTCGGGCAGTTGCTGTCAAGCGTTTGGTCAAGACTCATCATGATGTAGCATACAAAGAAATCCAAAATCTGATTGTATCTGATCATCACCCAAACATTGTTCGATGGCATGGGGTAGAATATGATCAAGATTTTGTTTACCTTGCTCTGGAACGATGTACATGCAGCTTGGATgattttattcaaatttattcGGATATATCAGATAACCCTCTGCTTAGGAAGAACCAAGCTTTCAAGTCTTCTATTAAGGCCCAAATTGATATGGGGAAGGATAATATGCATGGTTTGTGGAAAGCCAATGGCTATCCATCACCTCTATTACTGAAATTGATGAG AGATGTCGTTTCTGGGATTGTTCATTTGCATGAACTAGGAATAATACATCGTGATTTGAAACCCCAAAATGTTTTGATAATCAAGGAAAGATCCTTGTGCGCAAAGCTTTCTGATATGGGCATTAGCAAACGCCTCCCTGAAGATATGTCTGCTTTGGGTCATAATGCTACTG GGGCTGGCAGTTCAGGTTGGCAAGCACCAGAACAACTTGGTCAAGGACGCCAAACACGGGCCGTAGATTTATTTAGCTTAGGTTGTGTCCTCTTTTTCTGCATGACTGGGGGGAGACATCCATTTGGAGAACGGCTTGAACGCGATGTTAATATTGTGAAAAACAGAATGGATCTTTTCTTAGTGGAGTTCATTCCTGAAGCAGAAGATCTAGTTTCTAGTTTACTGAACCCTAACCCTGATATAAG GCCAAAGGCAATTGAAGTATTGCACCATCCATTTTTTTGGAGTCCAGAAATGAGACTGTCATTTTTACGCGATGCCAGTGATAGAGTGGAACTAGAAGATAGGGAGACTAATTCTGTTCTTCTGAACGCATTAGAACGCATTGCTACAGTCGCATTAGGTGCGAAATGGGACGAAAAGTTGGAACCAGCCTTTCTTACTAACATTGGTCGATATCGACGGTACAAGTATGATAGTGTTCGAGACTTGTTGCGCGTCATGAGGAACAAGCTAAATCATTATAGAGAGTTGCCTCAAGAAATCCAG GAACTTGTGGGAACTGTTCCGGAAGGATTCAATGAATACTTTGCAAGCCGATTCCCAAGGCTATTAATCGAAGTGTATAAAGTTATATCCAAGTATTGCAAAGAAGAACAATGTTTTGATAGGTATTTCAAGAACCTTAATTAG